Proteins encoded together in one Gemmatimonadota bacterium window:
- a CDS encoding ferredoxin, whose amino-acid sequence MADVVERRIGELTIRIDRLLCVGFGDCMAIAAEVFHFDDEGVAAFKAEAPVIEAERLIRSCAACPVDALSVFDARGRQIVP is encoded by the coding sequence GTGGCCGACGTGGTAGAGCGCAGGATCGGCGAGTTGACCATTCGCATCGACCGGCTCCTCTGCGTAGGATTTGGCGACTGCATGGCCATCGCAGCCGAAGTCTTCCACTTCGATGACGAGGGTGTGGCCGCCTTCAAAGCGGAGGCGCCGGTGATCGAAGCGGAGCGCTTGATCCGGTCCTGCGCCGCATGCCCCGTGGATGCCCTGAGCGTGTTCGATGCCAGAGGCAGGCAGATCGTGCCATAG